Part of the Mycolicibacterium mageritense genome is shown below.
TCGTCTGACCCGTCGAAGCCGCGAGCAGCCTCTTTCGATGCACCCAGCCTTCCACCACCACACCGAGAAGGCCGACCGCGACCGCTCCGATGATCGTGGACCAATCACTGGCCCAACCACCGCCGGTCTCCCGCGGCCACGCGACATTGACGATCTGAAATACCAGCCACCACAGTGCGATCCAACCTATGACGCGTCCCGCCCGTCCCAAGAAGAGGTCGGGCCCGTCGTGCCATTGGCCGCGGACCCGCGCGATGGCCAAGCCGAGGATGGGGAAGAAGAACGAGATGAAGAACCCAACCGACGAGAAGGAGATCAGCGCCATCTGAATGCCCTCGCTCTGGAACGGGATGAAGAGCGCCACCGCGATCAGCGCTGTCACCACGACCGCCTTGCGCGGCAGCCCGGTTGCGCCGGAAAGGCCTGTGAGGAATCGGGCGAATGGCAGTTCTCCGTTCCGCGCTGTGGCCCAGACGATTCGGGAGACCGTGATCTGAATGGTCATGAGGCTCGCAGCGAAGGCGATGACGAAAAGGGCGAGAATGCCACGGAATACGGGCTCGGGAAGCGCGCCGGCCATGATGGCGACGGCCGGATCCGCGGCGGTCTCGGGGTTTTGCAGGAACTGCTCGCTCGGCACCGCGAGGGTGAACGCGAGCGTGCTGAATACGACGATGCTCATGATGGCGAAGAACGAGACCACCATCGCGCGCGGCACTGCCCTCTTGGGGCGCTTGACCTCCTCGGCGATCGAGCTGGCGCTCTCGAATCCGATAGCGAAGTAGCTCGAGAAGGCAATCGCCATCACGAGCGGAGCCGAGAACAGCACCCCCTGGTGGTCGGGGAGCGCGGCAGGCGACAGGTACTCGAGCCCCTGGTGGCGGTCGAACATGAGCAGCCAGATCGCAACCCCGACCGAGCCGACGGCCTCGGCGACGATCACCGCGACCATGAGGATCTTGATGAACACGCGCCCGGCGAGGTTCACCAGCGTGCTGAACGCGAGAACCGCGACCGCCAACCACGTGACGAGCCCATGATCGACTCCCGAGAGGTCGAAGATGGGTGGGATCAGGACCGCGCCGGCGTATGCGACCGCAGGAAGCGTGATCAGCAATGTCCAGATGTAGGTCCACGACGCGAACCAGCCATAGCGAGAACCCAGGAGGCGGCGCGACCACTGATAGATGCCACCGGAATCCGCCCACTTGGAGGCGAGTACGCCGAGCGTGAGCACCACGACGAACTGGCCGGCGAACAGGATGAGCCCGCCCCAGATGAACGCGGGCCCCGTCGTCGCCAGGCCGACACCGAGAACGCTGTAGACGGCAACGATCGGCGAGACGAACGCGAACGCGACGGACAGAGCGGAAAACATGGTGAACTCTCTCTTCATCACCATCGGCGCCTCGGCCATAGTGCTCCCTTGATCCACGAGACGAAGACATGTAGCGGCGCTCACACTACGGAAGCCGAAACGTTTTGACAACCCGGCGTTAAAGTGCTGTTGGAACCGCATTCATTCCTCGAAACGATTCACGCGACACCTGACCTTCTCTGCACCCCATAGAGATCGGAACCTCAATGACGCCATCAAAAACTCTGCGACTCACAGTGATTCAAGAAGCGCCCGGCTCCCGTGATCTTGAACGCAACATTTCTCGGATCCGAGAGGGCATCGCTGCGGCGTGCGAAACGGATCTGATCGTCTTCCCGGAGCTCTTCCTGTCGGGGTACCAGACGAGCGCACTCGCAGAAATCGCGCTACAGCGCGATGATCCCCGGATCGCATCACTCGCGGATTGCTGTCGTACGACGGGTACAGCACTGTTGACCGGTTACGTCGAGGACGGCCCCGGAGGCTTTTTCGATTCTTATCTGGCCATCGACCGAGACGGCACCGTCAACGAGCCCATTCGCAAAACGCACCTGTTCGGGGCTGAACGCGAGGCATTTCTCAGCGGCGATGTGCTCGCACCGGTGACCCTCTGTGACACCAAGATCGGCGTGCTGAACTGTTTCGAACTCGAGTTCCCCGAGGTGTCCCGCACTCTCGTGCTTCGCGGGGCCGAGCTCCTTGTCGCGGGCTCGGCCAACATGCACCCCTACGAGCGCGATCATCTCATCGCCGCGACTTCACGCGCACTGGAGAATCGCGTCCCGCTGGCGTACGCGAACCGAATCGGGGCGGAATCAGGGCACCGCTTCTGCGGATCGAGCCGGATCGTCGACCGCGACGGCACGGTGCTGGCTGCGCTCGACTCCGTTGAGACCGGCAGTGCGACTGCGGATGTGGAAGTGGATTTGCGCAGCGGGGGAGCGACAGACATGCTCGGCCAGCGCCGCCCCGAACTCTACGAATCGTAGGTGGAGGCGACGCCGGCTTCGCACACACGGACGTCGATTCAGCCGACCTTGACCGGCGTGCTGGGGGAGTCTGCGTGAAATGCGAGCGCCTCCAGCACGATCCGGCCGGCGATCAGCTGAGTTCGGGTCGAATGGTCATGCGCGGGAAGTGCCTCAGCGACATCGATGCCGATCAATCCAGCAGGAGAGATGCCTCGAACGATTTCCAGCGCCTCCCGCATGGTCATACCGCCAGGAGTCGGCGCGCAGGTTCCCGGCGCGTAGGCGGCGTCGAGTGAATCGACGTCGAAGGTCAGATAGAACCCTTCCTCGCCGACCCGCTCGAGAATCTGATCGACGACCCAGGCGGCCCCGTGCTCCCAGATGTCCTCAAGCCAGATCACCCGAATGCCTTGGTCTCGGCAGTATTTCAGCTCCGTCTTCGGGTTCATCCACCCGCTGATTCCGACGAGCACGATCTTCGAAGGATCGTAGCCGTTGTCGACCGCACGTGTGATCGTGCAGCAGTGATTCAGTTCCTCACCTCCGACGTGCGGTGCGGCATCGAGGTGTGTGTCGAACTGAACCCAGCCCGGGCTCGTTCCCACTCGCTTGGCGGCCTTGCCGACCGGAATGCTCACCGAATGGTCACCGCCGAAGACCACGGGAATCGCTCCGCCTGCCACGATCTCGGCGATATCAGCCTCCACCCGCTCGAAGGTTTTCACGGTGTTTCCGAGGGCCACTTTGCAGTCGCCGCCGTCGGCGAGTGGAAGGTGCGCGAAGAGGTCGAAGTCGTAGGTCGCCTGGAAGTTCGTGAACTGCACCGACGTTTCGCGAATCGCCCGAGGTCCGTAGTTCGCGCCGCTTCGGCTGATCGTCGTCGCGTCGAACGGAAATCCGTATACGACGGCCTTCGTTCCGGACGCTCTGATCACGTCGCGGTCGAGTTCGATGCTCGGCACACCCATAAAGGTTCCGCCGTGGCCCCCGTGCAGGAGGCCGCTCCACATCGTCTCGTCGAACGAGCCGACAGTCACTTCGGTCATGCTTTCCTCACTTCTCTTTGCCCGCGAGAATCTCGCGCCTCATTGGCGAACCGCCTTGGAGAATCTCCACGACAGAAATTGCCGAAACGATTCGGCAAAACCGTAACATTCGGCTTCGTCGGCGTCCAGGGCGCTGCTGCCACCGGAAAGAAACCCGGTATCACCGGCCGGCGACCTCGCCATTCCCATTCGCACGATTTCCGGCGTCCATTCATGCCGCACCGGCATGAACCGATAGGCTTCAGCGGTGTTCTCACTGTCGAGACTGTCGTGCTTCATCGCGGTCGCCGAGGAGCTGCATTTCGGCCGGGCCGCCGAGCGGCTGCACATGACGCAGCCACCGCTGAGCAGGCAGATCCAGCAGTTGGAGAGTGAGCTCGGCGTGCACCTGATCGACCGCACCACGCGGTCGGTCACGCTCACGCCGGCCGGGGTGGCGTTCCTGCCCGACGCCCGCCGGATCCTGCAGCTGGCCGAAGGCGCGGCGCTCAACGTAAAACGGGTTCCAGCAGGCGATCTCGGCACCGTCGTGATCGGGTTCACCGCGGCCTCGGCGCACGCCGCGATGCCGCGCCTGCTCGACGCGGCCCGCGAACACCTGCCCGACGTGAAACTCGACCTGCGCGAGATGGTTACGGCCGCGCAGATCGAAGGGCTCATGACCGGCGAGCTGGATCTCGGCATGTGCCGGCCGCCGCTGAAGCGCCCCGGTCTGGTGTCGCGGCCGCTGCTGCACGAGCAGCTCATCGCGGCCATGCCGGTCGGTCATCCGTTGGGCGACATCGGCCGTCAGCTGACGCTCAACGACCTCGACGGCCAGGACATGATCATGTACTCGCCCGTGCAGGCCCGCTATTTCAACGAGTTGCTGATCAGTACCTTCACCATCGCGGGTGCGACGCCGCGATACGTCCAGTACGTCACGCAGGTGCACACCATGCTGGTGTTGGTCCGCTCCGGCATCGGCATCGCGCTGGTCCCGGCGTCAGCGGCGACGCTGCATCCCGAGGGTGTGCGGTTCCGCTCGATCGGCGCGTTCCGGGAGCGGCCCGTCGAGCTCGACGCGGCCTGGCGCGGCGACAGCACCAACCCGGCACTGCTGCGCATGTTGCGCGACGTACTCCCGCCGCGCGAATGGACGACCGACGATCTGGTCGAGGACGTGGTGGGCTGACCGCGTCGAGATCGACGAAATTGTCGCTGCCACTGGCGGATCACGACATTTGCGTCGAATTCGGTGTCTGGAAGCCGCCGATCTGCTGCTCGAGCAGTTCGGCCAGCCGCAGCGGCGTGCGGTCCTCGAACATCGGTCCGATCAGCTGCACTCCCACCGGTAGCCCCTCGGGTGAGCGCCCCGCGGGGATCGCGGCGGCTGGCAGGCCCGGCATCGTCGGCACACCGGCCCAGACGAGCTGGTCGAAGTACGCGTGCTCGACGCCGTCGATGTCGAGCCGACGTCCCAACAGATCCGGGTCGTGGTCGTGGCCGAACGCGGGAGTCGGCGTGATCGGGCATACCACGGCGTCGAACTCGCCGAACAGCTGCCGCCAGCCGTGGCGGTGCAGTTCGCGACGGTTGTTCACCTCGATCCAGTCGCGGTGGCTCAACACCATCCCGCGCAGCCGTGCCGCATCGAGGCTCTGATCGTCGGCACTCAGGCCGTCGGCGCGGGCCAGCAGCTGCTCGTACGAATCGACGGGAAATCGCGCCGCGGAGCCGGAAAACAGCAACTGCGTGTACAGCACCGCGGCCTCGGCCAGGTCGGGCAGCAGCGGACTGTGGCGTTCGACACGAGCACCACCGGCGACGAGCGCGTCGGCCACCCGGTCAACGCCTGCCCGGACCGCGGCCCCGGTCGCGATGAGCGGATGCTCGTCGAGGACCAAGACCCGGAAATCGGCGAGCCGCTCGTGGCGCGGGGGCGGCAGCGTCACCTCGTGCGCCACACCGAGAGTCAGCGGGTCCGGCCCGGCCATCACCTCGAGCAGCAGGGTGAGATCGCGGGCGGTGCGTGCCATCGGGCCGACGACCGCGAGGTCGGACTCGGCAGGCAGGGCGGGAGCCGGTGGCGGGGTCATACCGCGCGTGGCCGCCAGCCCGAGCGTCGGCTTGTGCGCGTAGACACCGCAGAAGTGCGCGGGGGTGCGCAATGAACCGGCGAGGTCGGAGCCGATCGACAGGGCGCCGAACCCGCACGCCAGGGCCGCTGCCGATCCGCCCGAGGAGCCGCCCGCCGTGCGACCGGGAT
Proteins encoded:
- a CDS encoding APC family permease; its protein translation is MFSALSVAFAFVSPIVAVYSVLGVGLATTGPAFIWGGLILFAGQFVVVLTLGVLASKWADSGGIYQWSRRLLGSRYGWFASWTYIWTLLITLPAVAYAGAVLIPPIFDLSGVDHGLVTWLAVAVLAFSTLVNLAGRVFIKILMVAVIVAEAVGSVGVAIWLLMFDRHQGLEYLSPAALPDHQGVLFSAPLVMAIAFSSYFAIGFESASSIAEEVKRPKRAVPRAMVVSFFAIMSIVVFSTLAFTLAVPSEQFLQNPETAADPAVAIMAGALPEPVFRGILALFVIAFAASLMTIQITVSRIVWATARNGELPFARFLTGLSGATGLPRKAVVVTALIAVALFIPFQSEGIQMALISFSSVGFFISFFFPILGLAIARVRGQWHDGPDLFLGRAGRVIGWIALWWLVFQIVNVAWPRETGGGWASDWSTIIGAVAVGLLGVVVEGWVHRKRLLAASTGQTIVIVERDESADDEPEREAQPEDRDLRNCTTSTEAV
- a CDS encoding nitrilase-related carbon-nitrogen hydrolase translates to MTPSKTLRLTVIQEAPGSRDLERNISRIREGIAAACETDLIVFPELFLSGYQTSALAEIALQRDDPRIASLADCCRTTGTALLTGYVEDGPGGFFDSYLAIDRDGTVNEPIRKTHLFGAEREAFLSGDVLAPVTLCDTKIGVLNCFELEFPEVSRTLVLRGAELLVAGSANMHPYERDHLIAATSRALENRVPLAYANRIGAESGHRFCGSSRIVDRDGTVLAALDSVETGSATADVEVDLRSGGATDMLGQRRPELYES
- the speB gene encoding agmatinase, with product MTEVTVGSFDETMWSGLLHGGHGGTFMGVPSIELDRDVIRASGTKAVVYGFPFDATTISRSGANYGPRAIRETSVQFTNFQATYDFDLFAHLPLADGGDCKVALGNTVKTFERVEADIAEIVAGGAIPVVFGGDHSVSIPVGKAAKRVGTSPGWVQFDTHLDAAPHVGGEELNHCCTITRAVDNGYDPSKIVLVGISGWMNPKTELKYCRDQGIRVIWLEDIWEHGAAWVVDQILERVGEEGFYLTFDVDSLDAAYAPGTCAPTPGGMTMREALEIVRGISPAGLIGIDVAEALPAHDHSTRTQLIAGRIVLEALAFHADSPSTPVKVG
- a CDS encoding LysR substrate-binding domain-containing protein; the encoded protein is MFSLSRLSCFIAVAEELHFGRAAERLHMTQPPLSRQIQQLESELGVHLIDRTTRSVTLTPAGVAFLPDARRILQLAEGAALNVKRVPAGDLGTVVIGFTAASAHAAMPRLLDAAREHLPDVKLDLREMVTAAQIEGLMTGELDLGMCRPPLKRPGLVSRPLLHEQLIAAMPVGHPLGDIGRQLTLNDLDGQDMIMYSPVQARYFNELLISTFTIAGATPRYVQYVTQVHTMLVLVRSGIGIALVPASAATLHPEGVRFRSIGAFRERPVELDAAWRGDSTNPALLRMLRDVLPPREWTTDDLVEDVVG
- a CDS encoding amidase produces the protein MEWNFQSAGELAVALRSGAVSSAELTDAAIARIERLDGTINAICVRDFDRARKAARQADQARAQGEDRPLLGIPVTVKESYNMAGLPTTWGMPQCRDFVPAEDAVQVSRLKAAGAVVLGKTNVPLGLQDIQSFNDLYGTTNNPWDPGRTAGGSSGGSAAALACGFGALSIGSDLAGSLRTPAHFCGVYAHKPTLGLAATRGMTPPPAPALPAESDLAVVGPMARTARDLTLLLEVMAGPDPLTLGVAHEVTLPPPRHERLADFRVLVLDEHPLIATGAAVRAGVDRVADALVAGGARVERHSPLLPDLAEAAVLYTQLLFSGSAARFPVDSYEQLLARADGLSADDQSLDAARLRGMVLSHRDWIEVNNRRELHRHGWRQLFGEFDAVVCPITPTPAFGHDHDPDLLGRRLDIDGVEHAYFDQLVWAGVPTMPGLPAAAIPAGRSPEGLPVGVQLIGPMFEDRTPLRLAELLEQQIGGFQTPNSTQMS